One Microlunatus soli genomic window carries:
- a CDS encoding UxaA family hydrolase, which translates to MAQPGQGTQPQRVDFDRVAVVPEPGDNCALVSRDLEAGTVVDFGGRGGLGEVRLPHRVMEGHRFVIAPIPDGAALLSWNTPFATALRDLVPGDYVCTEPVLEALAARKVPGLPAEPSALNVPLDPYQLDEQSLVLGEQVAPVQDRLSTFAGYRRSNGTVGTRNHVVIVGVTSRSGAFATELARRLATRFPADDHFDGVVAVAHTEAGEETRPNNADFVLAVLAGTLVHPNVGAVLLVDEPGAVITSKDVNYFMEQHGYPAVIAPCASFDRHGGFENDLAEAAEIVAPWLPQVQQARRTEQPTAKLAIALQCGGSDAFSGVTANPLAGAVGGEVIKRGGIACLAETDELIAAEGYVLKNVRTPEVARKFLDTVQSFKERVSWHGHTAEGNPSGGNIYRGLYNISLKSLGAARKLPREVRVDDVINYGELFPRPGYIFMDSPGNDLESVAGQVASGSTMIFFTTGNGSITNFPFVPTMKFVTTTERYRLLSHEMDVNAGRYLDGTDFDELTTETLQQTIKVASGERTAGEKAGHSQVSIWRNWKQTGPRQGISISIDGRIGRRLEELPADERDAELPGQPVEVAAGLSDALPPAPISQVQLYPADSGYATEQLALVLPTSLCSGQIAGRLADQAAAEDWTAGRTTRAVALPHTEGCGVSGGANITTYARTMVGYLAHRSVRLALLLEHGCEKTHNDFFSGELTAAGLDPGRFGWASIQLDGGIEASGRRVQDWFSDRAAGLGVPTREDRPLSDLSVALDARGPITDEAAAALARTAGWIVAAGGTVIIPTSSRLLTTPAFSDAAFGRAVTAPTIAHGQRPAAAGWHIMRMPGTDWLETATGLGASGAELALIHVVGGTLPGHRFLPVLQVSGDSDTVAAHGPDLDGVLHGGIDQQAGAALQVLADAASGRIRAKADLAGNVGFQLTRGLLGASM; encoded by the coding sequence ATGGCGCAACCAGGACAGGGCACCCAGCCGCAGCGGGTCGACTTCGACCGGGTCGCCGTCGTCCCCGAACCGGGGGACAACTGCGCGCTGGTCTCCAGGGATCTGGAGGCAGGTACGGTCGTCGACTTCGGCGGCCGCGGCGGTCTGGGAGAGGTACGGCTGCCGCATCGGGTGATGGAGGGGCACCGGTTCGTGATCGCCCCGATCCCCGACGGCGCCGCCCTGCTCAGCTGGAACACCCCGTTCGCCACCGCCCTGCGGGATCTGGTGCCGGGCGACTACGTCTGCACCGAACCGGTGCTGGAGGCCCTGGCCGCGCGGAAGGTACCGGGGCTGCCGGCCGAACCGAGCGCACTGAACGTGCCCCTGGATCCGTATCAGTTGGACGAGCAGTCGTTGGTCCTCGGCGAGCAGGTGGCACCGGTCCAGGATCGGCTGAGCACCTTCGCCGGCTATCGGCGCAGCAATGGCACCGTCGGCACCCGCAACCACGTGGTGATCGTCGGCGTCACCTCCCGATCGGGAGCGTTCGCCACCGAACTGGCCCGACGACTGGCGACCAGGTTCCCGGCCGATGATCATTTCGACGGCGTGGTCGCGGTCGCGCACACCGAGGCCGGTGAGGAGACCCGGCCGAACAACGCCGACTTCGTGCTGGCTGTGCTCGCCGGCACCCTGGTGCATCCCAATGTCGGTGCCGTGCTGCTGGTCGACGAGCCGGGCGCGGTGATCACCAGCAAGGACGTCAACTACTTCATGGAGCAGCACGGCTACCCGGCCGTGATCGCTCCCTGCGCCAGCTTCGACCGGCACGGCGGATTCGAGAACGATCTTGCCGAGGCCGCCGAGATCGTCGCCCCCTGGCTGCCGCAGGTGCAGCAAGCGCGGCGGACCGAGCAGCCGACGGCCAAGCTTGCGATCGCTTTGCAGTGCGGAGGATCGGACGCGTTCTCCGGCGTCACGGCCAACCCGTTGGCGGGTGCCGTCGGCGGTGAGGTGATCAAGCGCGGCGGCATCGCCTGCCTGGCCGAGACCGATGAGCTGATCGCCGCCGAGGGCTACGTACTGAAGAACGTCCGGACCCCGGAGGTGGCGCGCAAGTTCCTGGACACCGTGCAGAGCTTCAAGGAACGCGTCAGCTGGCACGGGCACACCGCCGAAGGCAATCCGTCCGGCGGCAACATCTACCGCGGCCTGTACAACATCTCGCTGAAGTCACTCGGCGCTGCCCGGAAGCTTCCGCGGGAGGTTCGGGTGGATGACGTGATCAACTACGGCGAGTTGTTCCCGCGCCCGGGCTACATCTTCATGGACAGTCCGGGAAATGATCTTGAATCGGTGGCCGGTCAGGTGGCGTCCGGTTCGACGATGATCTTCTTCACCACCGGCAACGGGTCGATCACCAACTTCCCGTTCGTGCCGACGATGAAGTTCGTCACCACCACCGAACGGTATCGGCTGCTGAGCCACGAGATGGACGTCAACGCGGGGCGCTATCTGGACGGGACCGACTTCGACGAACTCACCACCGAGACCCTGCAGCAGACCATCAAGGTCGCGTCGGGTGAGCGGACGGCAGGGGAGAAGGCCGGCCACAGCCAGGTCTCGATCTGGCGGAACTGGAAACAGACCGGGCCCCGGCAAGGGATCTCGATCAGCATCGACGGCCGGATCGGACGCCGGCTGGAGGAGTTGCCGGCCGATGAACGCGACGCCGAGCTGCCCGGGCAGCCGGTCGAGGTGGCCGCGGGGCTGTCCGATGCGCTGCCGCCGGCGCCGATCTCGCAGGTCCAGCTCTACCCGGCCGACAGTGGGTACGCGACCGAGCAGTTGGCGCTGGTGTTGCCGACCTCGTTGTGTTCGGGACAGATCGCCGGCCGGCTCGCCGACCAGGCGGCCGCCGAGGACTGGACCGCCGGTCGGACGACCCGGGCCGTCGCGCTGCCGCACACCGAAGGCTGTGGGGTGTCCGGTGGTGCGAACATCACCACCTACGCCCGCACCATGGTCGGGTATCTGGCCCATCGCTCGGTACGACTGGCGCTGCTGCTGGAGCATGGCTGCGAGAAGACCCACAACGACTTCTTCTCCGGTGAACTGACCGCAGCCGGTCTGGACCCGGGCCGGTTCGGCTGGGCGAGCATCCAACTGGACGGCGGGATCGAAGCGTCGGGCCGACGGGTGCAGGACTGGTTCAGCGATCGTGCCGCCGGCCTCGGAGTGCCGACCCGGGAGGACCGGCCGCTGTCCGACCTGTCTGTCGCGCTGGACGCCCGCGGACCGATCACCGACGAGGCCGCCGCTGCGCTGGCCCGGACCGCTGGATGGATCGTCGCCGCGGGCGGCACCGTGATCATCCCGACCAGCAGCAGATTGCTGACCACCCCAGCGTTCAGCGACGCAGCCTTCGGTCGCGCGGTGACTGCACCGACCATCGCCCACGGACAGCGACCGGCAGCGGCCGGCTGGCACATCATGCGGATGCCCGGGACCGACTGGCTGGAGACCGCCACCGGGCTCGGTGCCTCCGGGGCAGAGTTGGCCCTGATCCACGTGGTCGGTGGGACGCTGCCCGGGCACCGGTTCCTGCCGGTGCTGCAGGTCAGCGGTGACAGCGACACCGTGGCCGCCCACGGCCCGGACCTGGACGGTGTGCTGCACGGCGGGATCGACCAGCAGGCCGGCGCGGCACTTCAGGTGCTCGCCGACGCCGCATCGGGACGGATCCGGGCCAAGGCCGATCTCGCCGGCAACGTCGGATTCCAGCTGACCAGGGGTCTGCTCGGCGCCTCGATGTGA
- a CDS encoding dihydrodipicolinate synthase family protein, translating to MTTDPAPTDDLLTGVVPVAPTIFTDDEELDLDGQRRVCDHLIDAGVDGICILANYSEQFSLTDAERRAVLETTLDQVAGRVAVCVTTSHFSSRIAAERSREAARLGADMVMLMPPFVGATIQVGGHGVLDYFRTVADGLRVPIMVQDAPMSPTRLPVELITELAGTVEAITHVKVEVPRAAAKISELGRHADVLPGLFDGEEAITLIPDLQAGAVGTMSSSSASRELVDILRSWQSGDRDGAEQQWETLLPLLHYENRQCGPAAAKAILAEGGVIASERTRSPFPGLDEPTRTTLVRLARRRELFALNWA from the coding sequence ATGACCACCGATCCGGCACCGACCGACGACCTGCTGACCGGCGTCGTCCCGGTCGCGCCCACGATCTTCACCGACGACGAGGAACTCGACCTCGACGGGCAGCGCCGGGTCTGTGACCATCTGATTGACGCCGGTGTGGATGGGATCTGCATCCTGGCCAACTACTCCGAACAGTTCTCCCTGACCGACGCCGAACGGCGTGCGGTCCTGGAGACGACGCTGGACCAGGTCGCCGGGAGAGTGGCGGTCTGCGTCACCACCAGTCACTTCAGCAGCCGGATCGCCGCCGAACGCAGCCGGGAGGCGGCCCGGCTCGGGGCCGACATGGTGATGCTGATGCCGCCGTTCGTCGGCGCCACCATCCAGGTCGGCGGGCACGGCGTGCTCGACTACTTCCGGACCGTCGCCGACGGGCTGCGGGTGCCGATCATGGTCCAGGACGCACCGATGAGCCCGACCCGGTTGCCGGTCGAACTGATCACCGAACTCGCCGGCACGGTCGAGGCGATCACCCATGTCAAGGTCGAGGTCCCTCGGGCGGCAGCCAAGATCAGCGAACTCGGTCGGCACGCCGACGTGCTCCCCGGGCTCTTCGACGGCGAGGAGGCGATCACCCTGATCCCGGACCTGCAAGCCGGCGCCGTCGGCACCATGAGCAGTTCGTCGGCGAGCCGGGAGTTGGTGGACATCCTGCGCAGCTGGCAGTCCGGTGATCGAGACGGCGCCGAACAACAGTGGGAAACGCTGCTTCCCTTGCTGCACTACGAGAATCGGCAATGCGGTCCGGCCGCAGCGAAGGCGATCCTCGCCGAGGGTGGCGTGATCGCCAGCGAACGGACCAGGTCACCCTTCCCGGGCCTCGACGAACCGACGCGGACTACGCTGGTGCGGCTGGCCCGGCGACGCGAACTGTTCGCGTTGAACTGGGCCTGA
- a CDS encoding MFS transporter produces the protein MTVPPSSGPEASSSKPTRARWVIGLFLCLGTAISYVDRANLSVGLPFMEADLDINKAMTGVLLAAFFWTYAPGQLLGGRLVDLVGPRIAAGFATLWWSFFTAINAVAGGLATLLIFRLGLGIGESVAPSAFGKVVGRWFPLRERARAAALYDSGSRLGTALAFPIVSLIIYAFGWRASFVVAGGLGVLWVIGWFGYYRDPEKHRFANDAEKRLIREGGARIRADHDDTPQPTVRWRDLLRFRTVWGMMLGFFALNFAFYFFVTWFPSYLVEARGMDLLKIAWVGVIPPLVAFFCEFGGGALSDRLTRRYGPTKGRKIPIVSAMVLASSIALAAIVPSAAVAVGLLSLSMGCLAVAAASIWSLPADVAPSEGTVGSVGGLQNFASNVAGIICPIFFGLFAGTGSSAFVLPLVVTGGIVIVGAACYLLICRTFEPLQLPQTRTTQPEGAVR, from the coding sequence ATGACCGTGCCCCCGAGTTCCGGCCCTGAAGCGTCATCGTCCAAACCGACCCGGGCGCGATGGGTGATCGGCCTGTTCCTCTGCCTGGGAACGGCGATCAGCTACGTCGATCGCGCCAACCTGTCGGTCGGGCTGCCGTTCATGGAGGCCGATCTCGACATCAACAAGGCGATGACCGGTGTGCTGCTGGCCGCGTTCTTCTGGACCTACGCACCGGGCCAGTTGCTCGGCGGCCGACTGGTCGACCTGGTCGGGCCACGGATCGCCGCCGGCTTCGCCACCCTGTGGTGGTCGTTCTTCACCGCGATCAACGCCGTCGCCGGCGGCCTGGCGACACTGTTGATCTTCCGGCTGGGACTCGGGATCGGGGAGTCGGTCGCGCCGTCGGCGTTCGGCAAGGTGGTCGGCCGCTGGTTCCCGTTGCGGGAACGCGCCCGGGCCGCCGCACTGTACGACTCCGGATCGCGGCTGGGCACCGCGTTGGCGTTCCCGATCGTTTCCTTGATCATCTACGCCTTCGGCTGGCGGGCCTCGTTCGTCGTCGCCGGCGGCCTCGGCGTGCTCTGGGTGATCGGCTGGTTCGGCTACTACCGGGATCCGGAGAAGCATCGCTTCGCCAACGACGCGGAGAAGCGATTGATCCGTGAAGGCGGAGCGCGGATCCGCGCCGATCATGACGACACCCCGCAACCGACGGTGCGCTGGCGCGACCTGCTGCGGTTCCGCACTGTCTGGGGCATGATGCTCGGCTTCTTCGCCCTGAACTTCGCCTTCTACTTCTTCGTCACCTGGTTCCCCAGCTACCTGGTCGAGGCGCGCGGCATGGATCTGCTGAAGATCGCCTGGGTCGGTGTGATCCCGCCGCTGGTGGCGTTCTTCTGCGAGTTCGGCGGCGGCGCGCTGTCGGACCGGCTGACCCGACGCTACGGCCCGACCAAGGGCCGCAAGATCCCGATTGTCAGCGCGATGGTGCTGGCGTCGTCGATCGCGCTGGCCGCGATCGTCCCCTCCGCAGCGGTTGCGGTCGGCCTGCTCAGCCTGTCGATGGGCTGCCTGGCCGTCGCCGCTGCCTCGATCTGGTCACTGCCCGCCGACGTCGCGCCGAGCGAGGGCACCGTCGGCTCGGTCGGCGGGCTGCAGAACTTCGCTTCCAACGTCGCCGGCATCATCTGCCCGATCTTCTTCGGCCTGTTCGCCGGGACCGGCTCCAGCGCATTCGTGTTGCCGCTGGTGGTCACCGGCGGAATCGTGATCGTCGGTGCGGCCTGCTATCTGCTGATCTGCCGCACGTTCGAGCCGTTGCAGTTGCCGCAGACCCGAACCACCCAACCCGAAGGAGCCGTCCGATGA
- a CDS encoding IclR family transcriptional regulator, giving the protein MARLTPAVLRSLDILELFLERHEGMTKAEIVAVTGIPRSSVHELLATLVDRDYLRLDPATGRYRLGVKVFRLGNSFGDQLDLRVIADRAARTLSSEIDETVNVGVLDGLQVIYLSKVDSDRAVRLVSRMGGTLPASCTAVGKALLAYASPSTIAALRSGPLARLTDRSITDQTLLDEDLARTRDRGTSYESGESTPDVTCVGAPVRDHTGAVVASMSISVPDLRWPHRSEGDWRRLIKDAAEAMSAELGRS; this is encoded by the coding sequence ATGGCGAGGCTGACGCCGGCCGTTCTGCGCAGTCTGGACATCCTGGAGCTGTTCCTGGAACGGCACGAAGGGATGACGAAGGCCGAGATCGTCGCTGTCACAGGGATCCCGCGGTCCTCGGTCCACGAACTGTTGGCCACGCTGGTCGATCGCGACTACCTCCGGCTCGATCCGGCGACCGGCCGCTACCGGCTGGGTGTGAAGGTCTTCCGGCTGGGCAACTCCTTCGGTGATCAGCTCGATCTCCGGGTGATCGCCGACCGGGCCGCCCGGACGCTGTCCTCGGAGATCGACGAGACGGTCAACGTCGGCGTCCTGGACGGTCTGCAGGTGATCTATCTGAGCAAGGTGGACAGCGATCGAGCGGTTCGGCTGGTGTCTCGGATGGGCGGCACCCTGCCGGCCAGTTGTACGGCGGTCGGCAAGGCCCTGCTGGCCTACGCGTCGCCCTCGACGATCGCCGCGCTGCGCTCCGGTCCACTGGCTCGACTGACCGACCGCTCGATCACCGACCAGACGTTGCTGGACGAGGACCTGGCGCGGACCCGCGACCGCGGAACGTCGTACGAGTCGGGGGAGTCCACGCCCGATGTCACCTGTGTCGGAGCGCCGGTCCGTGATCACACCGGAGCGGTGGTGGCTTCGATGAGTATCTCGGTACCGGACCTGCGCTGGCCGCACCGGTCCGAGGGCGATTGGCGTCGGCTGATCAAGGATGCCGCCGAGGCGATGTCGGCCGAGCTCGGCCGCTCCTGA
- a CDS encoding ABC transporter substrate-binding protein translates to MSHPPSLSHSLSRRRLLAGTGTLAAAATGLVTGCSPEGAPGTTQTKAKSGTITWWDQFLPKEKLERSFFSKFHADGGPKVDYTVYNPNEQGRALQLAKQSKQMPDVFTLAGLQTAAIALQEGGWFQPLADPDAIVKNLPAGTIVEGLHRFDGKLYSFPLGTFRMYVTLPWGNRSLLDKADIDVDDGPQSFDDFRAKVRRAQQKTGTPGLLLNLAFLPRMANFVHDLAQNAGFPGGAGMEYATGAYNYHHQAYLDALDFLLSFQKDKLLLPASSQLDARKGRARWVAGDAVWFVDGPFNAGVVKTDYAAFVDKLAVTQLPTAEGDDPVVTNGPLGGDLWISADSPYVEECSTLLAQFTSEEFRIGQAEAMDGGPIDLSVVPDSDAHPTFKQCCAWYEQFGKLAPSAVARNPEVARVDAKAKDVKPDLGAIVQGAFSGDVTDLPAALKKLSDDSERSREAAIKAAGSKVGTDAWAFPDWVRGQDYTSR, encoded by the coding sequence ATGTCTCATCCTCCGTCGTTGTCCCATTCGCTGTCCCGGCGACGGCTGCTCGCCGGCACCGGCACGCTGGCAGCCGCGGCAACCGGCCTGGTGACCGGATGCTCCCCGGAGGGTGCGCCGGGGACGACCCAGACCAAGGCCAAGAGCGGCACCATCACCTGGTGGGACCAGTTCCTGCCGAAGGAAAAGCTGGAGCGCTCCTTCTTCAGCAAATTCCATGCCGACGGTGGGCCGAAGGTCGACTACACCGTCTACAACCCCAACGAGCAGGGTCGGGCGCTGCAACTGGCCAAGCAGAGCAAGCAGATGCCGGACGTCTTCACCCTGGCCGGTCTGCAGACCGCAGCCATCGCTTTGCAGGAGGGCGGTTGGTTCCAGCCGCTGGCCGACCCCGACGCGATCGTGAAGAATCTGCCGGCTGGGACGATCGTGGAGGGACTGCACCGTTTCGACGGCAAGCTCTACTCGTTCCCGCTCGGCACCTTCCGGATGTATGTCACCTTGCCGTGGGGCAACAGATCCCTGCTGGACAAGGCCGATATCGACGTCGACGACGGCCCGCAGAGCTTCGACGACTTCCGGGCCAAGGTCCGCAGAGCACAGCAGAAGACCGGCACTCCGGGGCTGCTGCTCAACCTGGCCTTCCTGCCACGGATGGCCAACTTCGTCCATGATCTCGCGCAGAACGCGGGCTTCCCCGGCGGTGCCGGGATGGAGTACGCCACCGGCGCGTACAACTACCACCACCAGGCCTACCTGGATGCCCTGGACTTCCTGTTGTCCTTCCAGAAGGACAAACTGCTGCTGCCGGCCAGCTCCCAGCTCGACGCCCGCAAGGGCAGGGCTCGCTGGGTCGCCGGTGATGCCGTCTGGTTCGTCGACGGACCGTTCAATGCCGGTGTGGTGAAGACCGACTACGCCGCCTTCGTGGACAAGCTCGCGGTCACCCAACTGCCGACCGCCGAAGGCGACGACCCGGTCGTCACCAACGGCCCGCTCGGTGGTGATCTCTGGATCTCGGCCGACTCGCCGTACGTCGAGGAGTGCAGCACGTTGCTGGCCCAGTTCACCTCGGAGGAGTTCCGGATCGGTCAGGCCGAGGCGATGGATGGCGGTCCGATCGATCTGTCGGTGGTGCCGGACTCCGACGCCCACCCGACGTTCAAACAGTGCTGCGCGTGGTACGAGCAGTTCGGCAAGCTGGCGCCGTCGGCGGTCGCCCGGAACCCCGAGGTGGCCCGAGTCGATGCCAAGGCCAAAGACGTCAAGCCCGACCTCGGGGCCATCGTCCAGGGCGCGTTCTCCGGCGACGTGACCGATCTGCCGGCGGCCCTGAAGAAGCTCAGCGACGATTCCGAACGATCCCGAGAGGCCGCGATCAAGGCGGCCGGCAGCAAGGTCGGCACGGACGCCTGGGCGTTCCCGGACTGGGTCCGCGGTCAGGACTACACCAGCCGCTGA
- a CDS encoding trimeric intracellular cation channel family protein has product MVTGTSLDMMIRVIDLVGVLANAVLGGIVARRERLDPVGFVTLAILSGLGGGIIRDVLIQHGTPVALTDYSYIVTAVVGAGIAYLLRIEGRLWNRIFPIADAIALGCWAVVGAQKALAAGLGWLPAILLGGITAVGGGTVRDVVLRRVPVIFSADSTLYATSAVVAGSAMVIFHELGLPTVGVIVGMVLGAGLTMLARHLNWRLPHSTGWRPRRFGGPGGAPPTEP; this is encoded by the coding sequence GTGGTAACCGGAACGTCGCTGGACATGATGATCCGCGTGATCGACCTGGTCGGCGTGCTGGCCAACGCCGTGCTGGGCGGCATCGTCGCGCGCCGGGAGCGGCTCGACCCGGTCGGCTTCGTCACGCTGGCGATCCTGTCCGGACTGGGTGGCGGCATCATCCGCGACGTGCTGATCCAGCACGGCACCCCGGTGGCGTTGACCGACTACAGCTACATCGTGACCGCCGTGGTCGGCGCCGGGATCGCCTATCTACTGCGGATCGAGGGGCGACTCTGGAACCGGATCTTTCCGATCGCCGATGCGATCGCGCTGGGCTGTTGGGCCGTGGTCGGCGCCCAGAAGGCCTTGGCCGCGGGACTCGGCTGGCTCCCCGCGATCCTACTCGGCGGCATCACCGCCGTCGGTGGCGGCACCGTACGCGATGTCGTGTTGCGTCGGGTGCCGGTGATCTTCAGCGCCGACAGCACCCTGTACGCGACCTCTGCGGTCGTCGCTGGATCGGCGATGGTGATCTTCCACGAGCTCGGACTGCCGACGGTCGGGGTGATCGTCGGCATGGTGCTCGGTGCCGGACTCACCATGCTCGCCCGGCACCTGAACTGGCGACTTCCGCACTCCACCGGCTGGCGACCACGGCGATTCGGCGGCCCCGGCGGTGCACCGCCGACCGAACCCTGA
- a CDS encoding MarR family winged helix-turn-helix transcriptional regulator yields the protein MKDPTRAWASLLRVHATLVPQLDQVLLAEHGIPLTWYDVLLELNADPEGRLTMTELGRSAVVSRSRVSRVVDELSRAGLVRRTPNPADRRSSLATITPRGRRKLTEAEPTYVAEIRRRFTGQLTAEQQKAIAVGLERVLAAQQTYPISAPRRSS from the coding sequence GTGAAGGATCCGACGCGGGCCTGGGCGTCCCTGCTGCGCGTGCATGCGACGCTGGTGCCGCAGCTCGACCAGGTGCTGTTGGCCGAGCACGGCATCCCGTTGACCTGGTACGACGTCCTGCTGGAGCTGAATGCGGATCCCGAAGGGCGGTTGACGATGACCGAACTCGGCCGGTCCGCGGTGGTCAGTCGATCACGGGTCAGCCGGGTGGTGGACGAGCTGAGCCGAGCCGGACTGGTCCGCCGGACCCCGAATCCCGCCGATCGACGGTCGTCGCTGGCGACCATCACGCCGCGCGGGCGGCGCAAGCTGACCGAGGCCGAGCCCACCTACGTCGCCGAGATCAGGCGCCGGTTCACCGGACAACTGACCGCCGAACAGCAGAAGGCGATCGCGGTCGGCCTGGAGCGGGTGCTGGCCGCCCAGCAGACCTACCCGATCAGCGCGCCGCGCCGATCGTCCTGA
- a CDS encoding FMN-dependent NADH-azoreductase: MSLLHISASPRGSHSESLALADEFVAGYRHAQPEHTVDTLDLWDGTLPAFGPDAAAAKMAVFAGQQPQGAAATAWQAAIDLFERFDSFDHYLFSVPMWNHGLPYVLKQFIDVVSQPGRLFGFDPAAGYSPLMHGKRTAVISTSAVYGTGRPAAFGTDFQLPYLRDWFRFAGLGDPIEIEFRPNLVTVDADDQRTAALTRAHTAGAELARC; the protein is encoded by the coding sequence ATGTCCCTGCTGCACATCTCCGCCTCTCCGCGCGGTAGCCACTCCGAATCCCTGGCGCTGGCTGACGAGTTCGTCGCCGGGTATCGCCATGCCCAACCCGAGCACACCGTCGACACCCTCGACCTCTGGGACGGCACGCTTCCCGCCTTCGGCCCGGACGCCGCCGCGGCCAAGATGGCCGTGTTCGCGGGTCAGCAACCACAGGGAGCGGCAGCGACCGCCTGGCAGGCGGCCATCGACCTGTTCGAACGGTTCGACAGCTTCGACCACTACCTGTTCAGTGTCCCGATGTGGAACCACGGGCTGCCCTACGTCCTCAAGCAGTTCATCGACGTGGTCAGCCAACCCGGACGCTTGTTCGGATTCGACCCGGCGGCCGGCTACTCGCCACTGATGCACGGCAAGCGGACGGCGGTGATCTCCACCAGTGCGGTGTACGGGACGGGTCGGCCGGCCGCCTTCGGCACCGACTTCCAGCTCCCCTACCTGCGCGACTGGTTCCGGTTCGCCGGACTCGGCGACCCGATCGAGATCGAGTTCCGTCCCAACCTGGTCACCGTCGATGCCGACGATCAGCGCACCGCGGCACTGACCCGCGCTCACACCGCGGGGGCAGAACTCGCTCGCTGCTGA
- a CDS encoding TetR/AcrR family transcriptional regulator, whose protein sequence is MATTRSRLMSAARTCLLRDGYAGTTVRDLVAESGTNQASINYHFGSKDELLNSVLFELNSEWGDLLFGALAAEPPGTDPERRWARVIESIRANTGLWYLNFEAVALAQHDEAIRAGLAERGAAARRALAHAFAGLDEASASAEQIRAVGSRYYGLLIGVALQLITDPDSAPRSADLTADGS, encoded by the coding sequence GTGGCAACGACGAGATCGCGTTTGATGTCGGCGGCGCGGACCTGCCTGCTGCGCGACGGGTACGCCGGCACGACAGTGCGCGACCTGGTGGCGGAGAGCGGGACGAACCAGGCCTCGATCAACTATCACTTCGGTTCCAAGGACGAATTGCTGAACAGCGTGCTGTTCGAGTTGAACAGCGAATGGGGCGACCTGCTCTTCGGTGCGCTGGCGGCCGAACCGCCGGGGACCGATCCCGAGCGCCGATGGGCGCGGGTGATCGAGTCCATCCGGGCCAACACCGGGCTGTGGTATCTCAACTTCGAGGCCGTCGCACTGGCCCAGCATGACGAGGCGATCCGGGCCGGGCTGGCCGAGCGTGGCGCAGCCGCCCGCCGGGCGTTGGCCCACGCGTTCGCAGGCCTGGACGAGGCCAGTGCGTCGGCCGAGCAGATCCGCGCCGTCGGTTCGCGCTACTACGGACTTCTGATCGGCGTCGCGCTGCAGTTGATCACCGATCCGGACAGTGCGCCGCGCAGTGCCGACCTGACGGCCGACGGGAGTTGA
- a CDS encoding ABC transporter ATP-binding protein — translation MTAFLHSPRTVALTVRGLECTYAGSAGTVHALRGVDLDLPHGSFTAIMGPSGSGKSTLLHCAAGLQRPTGGQILLGDTSIAGLDESDLTRLRRTRLGFVFQSFNLLPALTVIDNVELPLRLDGRRAQRSESLALLSAVGLGHRVRHRPAELSGGQQQRVAIARALITHPEIVFADEPTGALDLHSAREVMQLLRRLADQGQTVVMVTHDPTAAAVADNVLFLADGRIVDRLAAPTASTVAGRMAELVALADRGPEERVDRC, via the coding sequence ATGACCGCTTTCCTCCACTCGCCCCGCACCGTCGCGTTGACGGTCCGCGGACTCGAGTGCACCTACGCCGGCAGTGCCGGCACCGTTCACGCACTGCGCGGCGTCGATCTCGACCTGCCGCACGGCTCGTTCACCGCCATCATGGGACCGTCCGGATCGGGCAAGTCGACCCTGCTGCACTGTGCCGCCGGACTGCAGCGACCGACCGGCGGACAGATCTTGCTGGGCGACACCAGCATCGCCGGACTCGACGAGTCCGACCTCACCCGACTGCGCCGGACGCGGCTCGGTTTCGTGTTCCAGTCCTTCAACCTGTTGCCCGCGCTGACGGTGATCGACAACGTCGAACTGCCGCTCCGGCTGGACGGCCGCCGGGCACAGCGCAGCGAATCGCTGGCGCTCCTCAGCGCCGTCGGTCTGGGCCATCGGGTCCGGCATCGCCCGGCGGAGCTCTCCGGCGGCCAGCAGCAGCGGGTGGCGATCGCGCGGGCGTTGATCACGCATCCGGAGATCGTCTTCGCCGACGAGCCGACCGGGGCGCTGGACCTGCACAGCGCTCGGGAGGTGATGCAGCTGTTGCGTCGCCTCGCCGATCAAGGTCAGACCGTGGTGATGGTGACACACGATCCGACCGCCGCGGCCGTCGCCGACAACGTCCTCTTCCTGGCCGACGGACGGATCGTCGACCGGCTCGCGGCTCCGACAGCTTCGACCGTCGCCGGTCGGATGGCCGAGCTCGTCGCACTGGCCGACCGCGGCCCGGAGGAACGGGTGGACCGATGCTGA